Within Runella rosea, the genomic segment TCGCTTTTAGGCGTTTTTAACAATTCCATTCCGTACTTGATGGGGATGGCGAAAGAGATAATTCCCTGCCGAGCGTCGCCGCCACCCGCATAATAAATCCCGATGACATTTCCTTTTTCGTCAAACATCGGCCCGCCGCTGTTGCCGCCGCCCGTGGCGTTTAGGTCTAGTTGGTAGCTATCACCGAAACCTGATTGTTTGGTTGAAAATTCGGTGGAGCTTGCCACTACTTGCTGCACATGACCCGGCGAAGTAACGGGCGAAGCCACTTCAAACACCTCGGCATTGGGCTTGAAAGGGTCATTTGATTTACGAACCACGCGCTGCTGCGGAGCACCGCCCGGATAGCCCATCACGATAATTTCTTCGCCCGCTTTTACCGAACCGTAATTGTCTTTGAGCGTCACGGGAGCCAGATTGTTGACATCCACCTTAATAAGCGCCACATCATGACTTTGTGAAGGCGTAATCAAACGAGCTTCATACGGCTGTGAGGTGTTGGCAAAGACTACTTTTAAGTATTTGTTGCGGCCTTCCACTTGCGCCGGGCGACCATCCACCATGGTAGCTTCCGAAGGCACCCAGCCAAAAATCTGTTCGGCACCCACGGTTGGTTCTTTGGCCAATACAGGTTGACCCGTTTTATCAAGCCCCTGCACCAAAAAGCCTGGGAAGTTGTTCCAAGCAAAGCCCGAATAGCGCGTTTTCCAAGCGGCGCCCACGTGGCGGTTGGTCAAAATCTGACCATCGGAACTTACTACAAATCCGCTGCCCGTTCCAGTAGAGCCCACGGGTAAGCCTACCAACGATTTTTTCTTGGTAACCAAATAAGGCTCGATGCCATTTTGGGTCTGCACAAACAGCGGACGGAATGTACCTTGCGCATCAGGGCGGTATTCATGATACAATTCTTCGTTTTCCTGCACTTCGTACAATTCCCACGAAATAAAAATCTTCACTACTTTATCGGTGTTGGCGGAAGCGATGGCCGCGGTAGAAATTGGCTTGCCCTGCTCTACTTTTTCCTGCAATGCCACCATTTGGATGCGTGCTTCTTCTTGTTGTTTTTGGAGCGCCTGATTGTATTTAGCATCCAGTTCCGCCTGTTCTTCTCGGGTCGAATTCCAGAAAACAAATCCTAAAGAGCCAAAAATCACACAAGCGGCGGCCATAGCAGCCCAAAGCGTACGACGAGATTTGCTGCGTTCGGTACTAATTACTCGCTCAAATGTCTGCTTGCCAATGCCCGTTTTGATAGGCGTTGACTCAGAAACTTCCAACGGAACAAATTCATTGGTTGGTTTAACAACTTCTACCAATCGAGTGGCGGGCATTAATTCGGCGGGACGCGGGTCAATGTCAAAAATAAAAGCGGGGCCATTGTTGCCGAGTTGGATTTCGTCACCTGGTTCGATGGGAGTCTGTCCTTTTACGCGTGTTTTGTTGACAAAAATTCCGTTGCGGCTGTTGTTGTCAATCAATACAAAAGCCAGTGGGCCTTCTTTGACGATTTTGCCATGCTCGCGGCTCACAACCGTATCAATTTCAGGGTCGAACTGAATATCGCTCTCGTTTGAGCGGCCCAGCGTAAGTTCGTTATGACTGTTAAAATCAAATTCTTCCACCTGATTTGCTTTGGCTCCCACAAGGTGACGAATGACGAATTGTTTGACGGTAGCGTTCATTGTTGTAATGTTTTTCGGATTTTTATGATGACTATTTCTTTTTGAATATCAGTGAGTTGCTTTATTTTCAGTGCTTTTGTTGCCTCG encodes:
- a CDS encoding trypsin-like peptidase domain-containing protein gives rise to the protein MNATVKQFVIRHLVGAKANQVEEFDFNSHNELTLGRSNESDIQFDPEIDTVVSREHGKIVKEGPLAFVLIDNNSRNGIFVNKTRVKGQTPIEPGDEIQLGNNGPAFIFDIDPRPAELMPATRLVEVVKPTNEFVPLEVSESTPIKTGIGKQTFERVISTERSKSRRTLWAAMAAACVIFGSLGFVFWNSTREEQAELDAKYNQALQKQQEEARIQMVALQEKVEQGKPISTAAIASANTDKVVKIFISWELYEVQENEELYHEYRPDAQGTFRPLFVQTQNGIEPYLVTKKKSLVGLPVGSTGTGSGFVVSSDGQILTNRHVGAAWKTRYSGFAWNNFPGFLVQGLDKTGQPVLAKEPTVGAEQIFGWVPSEATMVDGRPAQVEGRNKYLKVVFANTSQPYEARLITPSQSHDVALIKVDVNNLAPVTLKDNYGSVKAGEEIIVMGYPGGAPQQRVVRKSNDPFKPNAEVFEVASPVTSPGHVQQVVASSTEFSTKQSGFGDSYQLDLNATGGGNSGGPMFDEKGNVIGIYYAGGGDARQGIISFAIPIKYGMELLKTPKSE